A single Actinomadura algeriensis DNA region contains:
- the rpmG gene encoding 50S ribosomal protein L33: MAATDVRPKITLACQECKHRNYITRKNRRNDPDRLEIKKYCPNCRTHRPHRETR; this comes from the coding sequence GTGGCTGCCACCGACGTACGGCCGAAGATCACGCTGGCCTGCCAGGAGTGCAAGCACCGCAACTACATCACGCGGAAGAACCGGCGCAACGACCCGGACCGCCTCGAGATCAAGAAGTACTGCCCGAACTGCCGGACGCACCGTCCGCACCGGGAGACCCGCTGA
- a CDS encoding MaoC family dehydratase, translating to MTAKVKYADVEVGTEIPAQTYKVDRANLVMYAGASGDFNPIHWRESFAKAVGLPDVIAHGMFTMAQGGRFVTDWAGDPGAVVDYGVRFSSPVVVPDEGGASLEISGTVEEKLDDGKVVVALTARSNDQKVLTRAKAVVRLA from the coding sequence ATGACCGCGAAGGTGAAGTACGCCGACGTCGAGGTCGGCACCGAGATCCCGGCGCAGACGTACAAGGTCGACCGGGCGAACCTCGTCATGTACGCGGGCGCGTCCGGCGACTTCAACCCGATCCACTGGCGCGAGTCGTTCGCGAAGGCCGTCGGGCTGCCCGACGTCATCGCGCACGGCATGTTCACGATGGCGCAGGGCGGACGGTTCGTCACCGACTGGGCCGGCGACCCGGGTGCGGTCGTCGACTACGGGGTACGGTTCTCCTCGCCCGTGGTCGTTCCCGACGAGGGCGGCGCGTCGCTGGAGATCAGCGGCACGGTGGAGGAGAAGCTGGACGACGGCAAGGTCGTCGTGGCGCTCACCGCCCGGTCGAACGACCAGAAGGTCCTCACGCGCGCCAAGGCGGTCGTCCGTCTCGCCTGA
- a CDS encoding UDP-N-acetylmuramate dehydrogenase, whose product MAVIAEEVNLAGYTTLRLGGPARKFVEATTEEEVVAAVRDADDAGEPLLVLGGGSNVVVADGGFAGTVVHVGTRGTERVAAEGDRVHVRVQAGEDWDPFVARCASDGLAGVECLSGIPGRVGATPIQNVGAYGQDVGETIVAVRAYDRRDRAWVTLGRDECRFTYRNSVFKGHSRYVVLDVTYALRESEESQPIAYAELARRLDVRPGDRVALKEARDAVLELRRGKGMVLDPADPDTRSAGSFFTNPILEPEQLAELERRVAERLGPDATFPRYPEADGRTKTSAAWLIDRAGFAKGHGTGPARISGKHTLALTNPGDARTADLLDLAREVRAGVRDAFGVELVNEPVLIGVTL is encoded by the coding sequence GTGGCGGTGATCGCCGAAGAGGTGAACCTGGCCGGATACACCACGCTGCGGCTGGGCGGCCCCGCCCGGAAGTTCGTCGAGGCGACCACCGAGGAGGAGGTCGTCGCGGCGGTCCGGGACGCCGACGACGCGGGCGAGCCGCTGCTGGTGCTCGGCGGCGGCAGCAACGTGGTGGTGGCCGACGGCGGGTTCGCCGGGACGGTCGTGCACGTCGGGACGCGCGGGACCGAGCGCGTCGCCGCCGAGGGCGACCGCGTGCACGTCCGCGTCCAGGCCGGCGAGGACTGGGACCCGTTCGTCGCCCGCTGCGCCTCCGACGGCCTCGCCGGCGTCGAGTGCCTGTCGGGGATCCCCGGGCGGGTCGGCGCGACGCCCATCCAGAACGTCGGCGCGTACGGGCAGGACGTCGGCGAGACGATCGTCGCGGTCCGCGCCTACGACCGGCGCGACCGCGCGTGGGTGACGCTCGGCCGGGACGAGTGCCGGTTCACCTACCGCAACAGCGTCTTCAAGGGGCACAGCCGGTACGTCGTCCTCGACGTGACGTACGCGCTGCGCGAGTCGGAGGAGTCGCAGCCGATCGCGTACGCCGAACTGGCGCGCAGGCTGGACGTCCGGCCGGGGGACCGGGTCGCGTTGAAGGAGGCGCGCGACGCCGTCCTGGAGCTGCGGCGCGGCAAGGGCATGGTCCTCGACCCGGCCGACCCCGACACCCGCAGCGCCGGATCGTTCTTCACCAACCCGATCCTGGAACCGGAGCAGCTCGCCGAACTCGAACGGCGCGTCGCCGAACGCCTCGGCCCGGACGCGACGTTCCCCCGCTACCCGGAGGCGGACGGGCGCACCAAGACGTCCGCCGCGTGGCTCATCGACCGCGCCGGGTTCGCGAAGGGGCACGGCACGGGCCCGGCCCGCATCTCCGGCAAGCACACGCTCGCGCTGACGAATCCCGGCGACGCCCGCACCGCCGACCTCCTCGACCTGGCGCGCGAGGTCCGCGCCGGCGTGCGGGACGCGTTCGGCGTGGAACTCGTGAACGAG
- a CDS encoding MaoC family dehydratase N-terminal domain-containing protein, whose protein sequence is MALNRDFIGRSFPPSEPYEVSRVKIREFADAIGDGNPIYRDAEAAKAAGHPDVIAPPTFPIVVSLGNPGLADPALGLNYAMVVHGEQRFEYTRPVRAGDVVTCTSTITEIKSIGNNEKMVVETDVKTVEGELVCKTYNTIVERGA, encoded by the coding sequence ATGGCACTGAACCGTGATTTCATCGGGCGGAGCTTCCCGCCCAGCGAGCCCTACGAGGTGAGCCGGGTCAAGATCCGCGAGTTCGCGGACGCGATCGGCGACGGCAACCCCATTTACCGCGACGCGGAAGCGGCGAAGGCGGCCGGGCACCCCGACGTCATCGCGCCGCCCACCTTCCCGATCGTGGTGTCGCTCGGCAACCCGGGCCTGGCCGACCCCGCGCTCGGCCTCAACTACGCGATGGTCGTGCACGGCGAGCAGCGTTTCGAGTACACCCGCCCCGTCCGCGCCGGCGACGTCGTGACCTGCACGTCGACGATCACCGAGATCAAGTCGATCGGCAACAACGAGAAGATGGTCGTCGAGACCGACGTCAAGACGGTCGAGGGCGAACTCGTCTGCAAGACCTACAACACGATCGTCGAGCGGGGGGCCTAG
- a CDS encoding acyl-CoA dehydrogenase family protein, with translation MEPQDFDDVLQAVRRFVRDEVIPREEEIEETDAIPEAVRRTSRDMGLFGYALPEQYGGLGLSMSEEVRLVFEIGYASPAFRSMFGTSNGIAGQVLVHAGTDAQKDRWLPRLASGEIVGAFALTEAEAGSDPSTLTTSARRDGDEYVIDGAKRFITNAPEADVFMVFARTGGEGSRGISTFLVEKGTDGLEVGPSDAKMGQRGAHTAEVLLDGVRVPADAMVGTEGTGFRTAMASLAHGRLSISAVCVGLAQRIQDEAVAYAKERAQGGRKIGEYQLVQGLIADSQAELYAGRSMVLEAARAYDAGEDTKLGPSCAKYFCSEMVGRVADRAVQVYGGMGYMRGVAVERFYRDVRLFRIYEGTSQIQQLVIGRHLLR, from the coding sequence ATGGAGCCACAGGATTTCGACGACGTGCTGCAGGCCGTCCGCCGCTTCGTGCGCGACGAGGTGATCCCCCGCGAGGAGGAGATCGAGGAGACCGACGCGATCCCCGAGGCGGTGCGGCGGACGTCGCGCGACATGGGCCTGTTCGGGTACGCGCTGCCCGAGCAGTACGGCGGCCTCGGGCTGTCGATGAGCGAGGAGGTCCGGCTCGTCTTCGAGATCGGTTACGCCAGCCCCGCGTTCCGGTCGATGTTCGGGACGAGCAACGGCATCGCCGGGCAGGTCCTCGTGCACGCCGGCACGGACGCGCAGAAGGACCGCTGGCTGCCCCGCCTCGCGTCCGGCGAGATCGTCGGCGCGTTCGCGCTGACCGAGGCCGAGGCCGGGTCCGACCCGAGCACGCTGACGACGTCCGCGCGCCGGGACGGGGACGAGTACGTCATCGACGGCGCCAAGCGGTTCATCACCAACGCCCCGGAGGCGGACGTCTTCATGGTGTTCGCCCGGACGGGCGGCGAGGGCTCGCGCGGCATCTCCACCTTCCTCGTCGAGAAGGGGACGGACGGGCTGGAGGTCGGGCCGTCCGACGCGAAGATGGGCCAGCGCGGGGCGCACACCGCCGAGGTGCTCCTCGACGGCGTCCGGGTCCCCGCCGACGCGATGGTCGGCACGGAGGGCACCGGGTTCCGCACCGCGATGGCGTCCCTCGCGCACGGCCGGCTGAGCATCTCCGCCGTCTGCGTGGGCCTCGCCCAGCGGATCCAGGACGAGGCGGTCGCGTACGCGAAGGAGCGCGCCCAGGGCGGGCGGAAGATCGGCGAGTACCAGCTCGTGCAGGGGCTCATCGCCGACTCGCAGGCGGAGCTGTACGCGGGACGGTCGATGGTGCTGGAGGCCGCGCGGGCCTACGACGCGGGCGAGGACACGAAGCTCGGGCCGTCCTGCGCCAAGTACTTCTGCTCGGAGATGGTCGGCCGCGTCGCGGACCGGGCGGTGCAGGTCTACGGCGGGATGGGCTACATGCGGGGCGTCGCCGTCGAGCGGTTCTACCGGGACGTCCGGCTGTTCCGCATCTACGAGGGCACGAGCCAGATCCAGCAGCTCGTCATCGGTCGGCATCTACTGCGCTGA